A segment of the Peptoclostridium acidaminophilum DSM 3953 genome:
TACGGCCATGAGCTCTGACTTGAATACTCCGTCAATGTCATGTATCCTGCTTACCAGCTCATCTATTTCAATTTCAAGATCGCTTATGTCAAGAGTTATGCTGACATTTGCAGCATTGTTTATTGGTATGTCCTGGGATATGGTGAGTATGTTGCCCTTTAGCTCTGCAAGCTTGTTGAGCACATCCGAAAGTACGCCGGGAGTGTGGTCGAGTATCATTATTATAGTTGCCTTTCTGCCCCG
Coding sequences within it:
- a CDS encoding ACT domain-containing protein, which produces MKEKNSGYLIVDKEILPDVFEKVVKAKDMLRTGKAKGITQACKFQEISRSTFYKYKDYVFAVSEAMRGRKATIIMILDHTPGVLSDVLNKLAELKGNILTISQDIPINNAANVSITLDISDLEIEIDELVSRIHDIDGVFKSELMAVE